Part of the Leptospira bouyouniensis genome is shown below.
CAAACGACCGACTATTTCCAAACACTTACTCATCCTAACAGAATGTGAACTCCTCAAACGAGAACCTATTGGCCGCGAAATGCACTACCATCTTAACCCAAATAAGATGAAAGAGATTGCAGACTTCATTGCACCTTTCCAAAAGCTCTGGGACGACCGTTTTAACAAATTGGAAACCGTGATGAAACAGTACAAAC
Proteins encoded:
- a CDS encoding ArsR/SmtB family transcription factor → MDLRRDVFQAIADPTRRAILLLVATQSMTAGAIASQFDSKRPTISKHLLILTECELLKREPIGREMHYHLNPNKMKEIADFIAPFQKLWDDRFNKLETVMKQYKRKS